From Methanomassiliicoccales archaeon LGM-RCC1, one genomic window encodes:
- a CDS encoding 50S ribosomal protein L22 codes for MVNSGYTAVADPDTTAKALGREMPVSPKFAREVAGMVRGMKLETAQRALEEVIEKKRPVPLKRYNKRVSHKAGVGPGRYPVKAAKAILSVIDSAAANAEFKGLDTSNLAIATISVSRGQVIPGHMPRAHGRATEWNQDTINVEVILQEVE; via the coding sequence ATGGTTAATTCAGGTTATACTGCAGTAGCTGACCCCGACACAACCGCAAAGGCGCTCGGAAGGGAGATGCCCGTCTCCCCCAAGTTCGCCCGCGAGGTCGCAGGCATGGTCCGCGGAATGAAGCTCGAGACAGCCCAGAGGGCTCTCGAGGAAGTGATCGAGAAGAAGAGGCCCGTTCCCCTTAAGAGATACAATAAGAGAGTATCTCACAAGGCGGGAGTCGGACCCGGAAGATACCCCGTCAAGGCGGCCAAGGCCATCCTAAGCGTCATCGACAGCGCAGCTGCGAACGCAGAGTTCAAGGGTCTGGACACATCCAACCTGGCCATCGCGACCATCTCTGTTTCCAGAGGACAGGTCATCCCCGGACACATGCCCAGGGCACACGGCCGTGCGACGGAGTGGAACCAGGACACGATCAACGTAGAAGTCATCCTCCAGGAGGTTGAGTGA
- a CDS encoding 30S ribosomal protein S3 — protein sequence MAAERKIVAEHVRRVLLKEYLMKEVSRAGFGGLDVQRTPMGTRVILTTERPGLVIGRRGQTIKNLTQVIEEQFGFDNPQIEVQEVQNASLNAQIMAEKLAFSLERGWHFRRAGHSTVRRIMDSGARGCYIIVAGKLSGQRHRTEKFKEGNIKFCGETKAQFIEHGYAVAKLKMGVIGVTVEIMVKDAKMPADITVLNKTEAAAVLPDLFNAPAPVEAPAEAEAPVAEEVE from the coding sequence ATGGCAGCAGAGAGAAAGATCGTTGCCGAGCACGTCCGCAGGGTTCTCCTCAAGGAGTACCTCATGAAGGAGGTAAGCCGTGCGGGATTCGGAGGACTCGACGTCCAGAGGACACCCATGGGAACCCGTGTCATCCTCACGACCGAGAGGCCCGGGCTCGTCATCGGAAGGCGCGGTCAGACAATCAAGAATCTGACCCAGGTAATTGAGGAGCAGTTCGGATTCGACAACCCCCAGATCGAGGTCCAGGAAGTCCAGAACGCCAGCCTCAACGCACAGATCATGGCCGAGAAGCTTGCCTTCTCCCTCGAGAGGGGATGGCACTTCCGCAGAGCTGGACACTCCACGGTCCGCAGGATCATGGATTCCGGAGCTCGCGGATGCTACATCATCGTGGCAGGAAAGCTCTCCGGTCAGAGGCACAGAACCGAGAAGTTCAAAGAGGGTAACATCAAATTCTGTGGAGAGACGAAGGCCCAGTTCATCGAGCATGGATATGCGGTCGCTAAGCTCAAGATGGGAGTTATCGGAGTTACCGTCGAGATCATGGTCAAGGACGCAAAGATGCCCGCGGACATCACAGTCTTGAACAAGACTGAGGCCGCAGCAGTGCTCCCTGACCTCTTCAACGCACCCGCACCTGTCGAGGCACCCGCCGAGGCAGAGGCACCCGTAGCAGAGGAGGTCGAGTGA